A section of the Primulina eburnea isolate SZY01 chromosome 1, ASM2296580v1, whole genome shotgun sequence genome encodes:
- the LOC140840788 gene encoding protein SHORT-ROOT-like produces MDTLFRLVSLQSDQSLNSSRTSSSSRSSRQNPYQQEDEECFNIFMDDEDFSSSSSKHYNPYPHHQLHQQQQHHTASNTPTPTTTTTTGSATPTHQHVYDQSADQFSYSPARDVTLEFAASLSGQNSRWASDILLETAKAIADRNSTRVQQLMWMLNELGSLYGDIDQKLASYFLQALFSRMMDSGERTYRTLISASEKNCSFDSTRKMVLKFQEVSPWTTFGHVACNGAIIEAFEGESKLHIIDISNTFCTQWPTLLEAIATRSDETPHLRITTVLVRKSGGANGGAAGVQKVMKEIGSRMEKFARLMGVPFKFNVIHHAGDLSELNLAELDIKEDEALAINCVGALHSVATVGNRRDLLLSILRRMQPRIVTVVEEEADLDIGVDGLEFVRGFQESLRWFRVYFEALDESFPKTSNERLMLERAAGCAIVDLVACPQDESVERRETAARWSNRLQGGGFRPVSFNEEVSDDVRALLRRYKDGWSMIQGSDSTGIFLSWKDQLVVWASAWKP; encoded by the coding sequence ATGGATACTTTGTTTAGACTCGTAAGCCTCCAATCCGATCAGTCTCTCAATTCCAGCAGAACTTCCAGCAGCTCGAGATCCTCCAGGCAAAACCCTTATCAGCAAGAAGACGAAGAATGCTTCaacattttcatggatgatgaagatttctcttcttcttcttccaaaCACTATAATCCCTATCCCCACCACCAACTccaccagcagcagcagcaccaTACTGCTTCGAATACGCCCACTCCCACCACCACTACCACCACCGGCAGTGCCACCCCGACCCACCAACATGTCTATGATCAGTCTGCCGATCAATTCTCTTATTCTCCGGCACGTGACGTGACCCTCGAATTCGCTGCCTCACTTTCAGGGCAGAATAGCAGGTGGGCTTCTGATATTCTCTTGGAAACGGCGAAAGCGATAGCCGACAGAAACAGTACTCGCGTACAGCAACTCATGTGGATGCTCAACGAGCTCGGATCGCTTTACGGAGATATCGATCAGAAACTTGCTTCTTACTTTCTCCAAGCTTTGTTTAGCCGCATGATGGATTCCGGCGAGCGCACGTACCGGACACTGATCTCCGCGTCCGAGAAGAACTGTTCTTTCGACTCTACTAGAAAAATGGTGCTGAAATTTCAAGAAGTTAGCCCGTGGACTACGTTCGGCCATGTTGCTTGCAACGGTGCGATAATCGAAGCATTTGAAGGTGAGAGCAAATTACACATAATTGACATTAGCAACACCTTTTGCACGCAATGGCCTACTCTTCTCGAAGCCATAGCCACTCGTAGTGACGAAACCCCACATCTGAGGATCACAACCGTCTTGGTCAGAAAATCTGGAGGCGCAAACGGTGGCGCGGCGGGGGTGCAAAAGGTTATGAAAGAGATCGGCAGCAGGATGGAAAAGTTTGCTAGACTGATGGGCGTGCCCTTTAAGTTCAATGTCATACACCATGCAGGTGATTTATCTGAACTGAATTTAGCTGAATTAGATATCAAAGAAGACGAAGCACTCGCCATAAATTGTGTGGGGGCATTGCATTCCGTAGCAACAGTTGGTAATCGTAGGGATCTGTTGCTATCCATTCTTAGGAGGATGCAGCCTAGAATCGTGACGGTtgttgaagaagaagctgaTCTTGATATCGGCGTTGATGGGCTTGAATTCGTTAGGGGTTTTCAAGAAAGTCTGAGATGGTTTAGGGTTTACTTCGAGGCATTGGATGAGAGCTTCCCGAAAACAAGCAATGAGCGTTTGATGCTTGAAAGGGCAGCCGGGTGCGCCATCGTGGACCTGGTGGCGTGCCCTCAAGATGAGTCTGTGGAGAGGAGGGAGACGGCGGCGAGGTGGTCGAACCGCCTGCAAGGTGGCGGATTTAGACCGGTTTCTTTCAACGAAGAGGTATCCGATGATGTGCGCGCCTTGTTGAGGAGGTACAAGGATGGATGGTCGATGATACAGGGCTCAGATTCCACCGGAATATTCCTTTCCTGGAAGGATCAGCTGGTGGTATGGGCTAGTGCGTGGAAGCCTTGA